One genomic window of Bacteroides sp. includes the following:
- a CDS encoding LamG-like jellyroll fold domain-containing protein codes for MKRKIIFIVSTLLMAALIIGVTNCKKDEDEQVTFTLSSLKAGSIDMNGATPPDNIPPDPTITAVFSVDVKASTANENNIKLDRDYDGASIDLTITVSGRTVTIVPDVDLGNGALYKLTMSGIQSTDDQAIGTLERTFTTEGTFVPAGQIAHWGFEDNSNDDVGTYNPLPTGIIDITYVDSRNAEAGKAASFNGTTSIIEIPNGDELINTADFTITFWVKTNSENKTTGHFVMGLGAFYGIQYEIFGSYDGAKFAIQYEAGDGTTTAEDMWFPFEAQDNTNGGWQGWDFAKSISQDDMIALLKDAWLHVVYTYNGATKQGTLYYNGEKMKSFDFNLWPDGDLKQTIVGLKYGGTEPEVVNELAFGFIQSRAGTLWDNEPWGGYDFPDANHFKGLLDDIRFYHKVLTPTEISLMYESEKP; via the coding sequence CCGGATCTATTGACATGAACGGTGCCACCCCACCGGACAATATTCCTCCGGATCCGACTATCACTGCAGTATTCTCGGTTGATGTTAAGGCATCGACAGCCAATGAAAACAACATTAAATTGGACCGGGATTACGATGGTGCTTCAATTGACCTCACAATCACCGTCTCGGGACGAACCGTGACTATCGTACCGGATGTTGATCTGGGCAATGGGGCCCTGTACAAACTGACCATGTCGGGCATCCAGTCAACCGATGACCAGGCAATAGGAACACTTGAGCGTACTTTCACCACCGAGGGAACCTTCGTCCCGGCAGGCCAGATAGCCCACTGGGGATTCGAAGACAATTCCAATGACGATGTGGGAACCTATAATCCTTTGCCAACCGGAATCATTGATATCACTTATGTAGATTCACGCAATGCAGAAGCAGGCAAGGCAGCTTCCTTCAACGGGACAACCAGCATCATTGAAATTCCCAATGGGGACGAACTGATCAATACCGCTGACTTTACCATCACTTTCTGGGTGAAGACCAATTCAGAGAACAAGACCACCGGGCATTTTGTAATGGGACTCGGTGCCTTCTATGGCATCCAGTATGAAATATTCGGGTCCTATGACGGAGCTAAGTTCGCGATTCAGTACGAAGCAGGAGACGGAACAACCACCGCTGAAGATATGTGGTTCCCCTTTGAAGCACAGGACAATACAAATGGCGGATGGCAGGGATGGGACTTTGCCAAATCAATCAGCCAGGACGATATGATCGCTTTGCTTAAGGATGCATGGCTGCACGTCGTTTACACATACAACGGTGCGACAAAACAGGGCACCCTGTATTACAATGGCGAAAAGATGAAGAGCTTCGACTTTAACTTGTGGCCCGACGGAGACCTGAAACAAACCATTGTTGGGCTCAAGTATGGCGGTACAGAACCTGAGGTTGTGAATGAACTGGCATTTGGATTCATCCAGTCACGTGCAGGCACACTGTGGGACAACGAACCATGGGGTGGTTATGATTTCCCGGATGCCAACCATTTCAAGGGATTGCTCGATGATATCCGCTTCTACCATAAGGTGCTGACTCCAACTGAAATTTCATTAATGTACGAATCAGAGAAACCTTAA